A part of Arthrobacter dokdonellae genomic DNA contains:
- a CDS encoding polysaccharide biosynthesis protein encodes MNTTSDTAPGKSGATPPEGDAKPRLWLWSQAILDSLSWAAALLLAVLLRYELDVRLINPGGLVLLIVVAVATQLIAGWSLSLYRGRYTFGSIHEARVLVATTLIVATVAAVFLFLTVQEIHIARSVSAIAFPFAALIMAAVRYAKRLYVEGKPTFGEEAQKTLIYGAGFLGNSLVTRMVQDRESPYVPVGLIDDDTAKKHLRLSSVGVLGRGDELPEIIKRTKSTVVVLAMAHIDSERIREISDSVSGLGVKVLVLPPLQEMLTANTNRDNTGGLTDFREIDVEDLIGRRPVDIQVDQIAGYVTGKRVLVTGAGGSIGSELCRQLHGFNPAELIMLDRDETGLQHTQLSIFGHGLLNDNSTVLADIRDADALEEIFAKRRPEVVFHAAALKHAPLLQMYPKEGWQTNVLGSLNVLAAARSVDVETFVNVSTDKAASPTTALGHSKRAAEKLTSWMAGETGKRYVSVRFGNVIGSRGSMLPLFTDQINKGGPVTVTHPDVTRFFMTIPEACQLVIQAGAIGHGGDVLILDMGEPVRIMDVARRMIAMSGKKIDIKITGLRPSEKLHEQLTGDDEVNNPDGHPKISHTHARPLAPADLDLELWLKRCHEEAGDAAPSIDESDGDVAAGA; translated from the coding sequence TTGAATACGACGAGCGACACAGCACCAGGGAAATCCGGAGCCACGCCCCCCGAAGGCGATGCCAAGCCACGGCTGTGGCTGTGGTCGCAGGCGATCCTGGATTCCCTGTCGTGGGCCGCGGCCCTGCTGCTCGCCGTGCTGCTGCGATACGAGCTCGACGTCAGGCTGATCAACCCCGGCGGCCTGGTGCTGCTCATCGTCGTGGCGGTGGCCACGCAGCTTATTGCCGGCTGGTCGCTCTCGCTCTACCGTGGCCGCTACACCTTTGGCAGCATCCACGAGGCCCGGGTGCTGGTGGCCACCACGTTGATCGTGGCCACCGTAGCCGCCGTCTTCCTGTTCCTCACCGTGCAGGAAATCCACATTGCCCGGTCCGTCAGCGCCATTGCGTTTCCTTTTGCCGCCCTGATCATGGCGGCGGTCCGCTATGCCAAGCGACTTTACGTCGAGGGCAAGCCCACCTTTGGCGAGGAAGCCCAGAAGACCCTGATCTACGGGGCAGGCTTCCTCGGCAACTCGCTCGTGACCCGCATGGTCCAGGACCGGGAATCGCCCTACGTGCCCGTGGGCCTGATCGACGACGACACCGCCAAAAAGCACCTGCGCCTGAGCTCGGTCGGGGTGCTGGGCCGCGGCGACGAACTGCCCGAGATCATCAAGCGCACCAAATCCACCGTGGTGGTGCTGGCCATGGCCCACATCGACTCGGAGCGCATCCGGGAGATCTCCGATTCCGTCTCCGGGCTGGGCGTGAAGGTGCTGGTCCTTCCGCCGCTGCAGGAAATGCTGACCGCCAATACCAACCGCGACAACACGGGCGGGCTCACCGACTTCCGCGAAATCGACGTCGAGGACCTGATCGGCCGCCGCCCGGTGGACATCCAAGTTGACCAGATCGCCGGCTACGTCACGGGCAAGCGGGTCCTGGTGACCGGCGCCGGCGGCTCGATCGGCTCCGAACTGTGCCGCCAGCTGCACGGCTTCAACCCGGCCGAGCTCATCATGCTGGACCGCGATGAAACCGGCCTGCAGCACACGCAGCTGTCCATTTTTGGCCACGGCCTGCTCAATGACAATTCCACGGTGCTGGCGGACATCCGCGACGCCGATGCCCTCGAGGAGATCTTTGCCAAGCGGCGCCCCGAGGTGGTGTTCCACGCCGCCGCCCTCAAGCACGCGCCGCTGCTGCAGATGTATCCGAAGGAAGGCTGGCAGACCAACGTCCTTGGCAGCCTCAACGTGCTGGCCGCGGCGCGCAGCGTCGACGTGGAAACGTTCGTCAACGTCTCCACGGACAAGGCTGCCAGCCCCACCACGGCACTGGGGCACTCCAAGCGGGCGGCGGAAAAGCTGACGTCATGGATGGCGGGGGAGACCGGCAAGCGCTACGTCTCCGTCCGTTTCGGCAACGTGATCGGCAGCCGCGGCTCCATGCTGCCGCTGTTCACAGACCAGATCAACAAGGGCGGCCCGGTCACGGTCACGCATCCCGATGTCACGCGCTTCTTCATGACCATCCCCGAGGCCTGCCAGCTGGTCATCCAGGCCGGTGCCATTGGACACGGCGGTGACGTGCTCATCCTGGACATGGGCGAGCCCGTGCGCATCATGGACGTGGCCCGGCGCATGATCGCCATGTCCGGGAAGAAGATCGACATCAAGATCACCGGCCTGCGCCCTTCCGAGAAGCTCCACGAGCAGCTCACCGGCGACGACGAGGTCAACAACCCCGACGGCCACCCCAAGATCTCCCACACCCACGCGCGCCCGCTGGCGCCCGCCGACCTCGACCTGGAGCTGTGGCTGAAACGCTGCCATGAAGAGGCAGGCGACGCCGCGCCCAGCATTGACGAGTCCGACGGCGACGTCGCGGCAGGTGCCTGA
- a CDS encoding glycosyltransferase, producing the protein MQNSVAVAAVTFDRPGDVRTLLGALSRQTHAPRSISLVDSGTQPVDHIAAEAPVTVTYLRSEANLGGAGGFSFAILSALASGAEWVWIMDDDAHPEDPTCLATLLEAAESRGLDVVVPLIVAPGDPAKLSFPFRLDGHLTHERSVVAPLGLIENVGQFFNGALIRADVFFKVGLPDLRLFIRGDEVDFMLRLRRAGIKFGTVTTVALTHPAGWGEVHEIMGDRFHVLVPETPFKRFYYFRNRGYLTRRHLRLKSFVADAVGYPLYFLGRGDVRGLAKWAGAYGAGLRGAKFGPLKDQKF; encoded by the coding sequence TTGCAAAATTCCGTAGCCGTGGCTGCCGTCACCTTTGACCGGCCAGGGGACGTACGCACGTTGCTGGGGGCCCTCTCACGGCAGACCCATGCACCCCGGTCCATTTCACTGGTGGATTCGGGCACGCAGCCGGTGGACCACATCGCGGCGGAAGCGCCCGTCACCGTCACCTACCTGCGCTCCGAGGCCAATCTGGGCGGGGCCGGCGGGTTCTCCTTTGCCATCCTCAGCGCCCTGGCGTCCGGCGCGGAGTGGGTGTGGATCATGGACGACGACGCGCACCCGGAGGATCCCACGTGTCTGGCGACCCTGCTCGAAGCAGCAGAAAGCCGTGGGCTGGACGTGGTGGTTCCGCTGATCGTGGCGCCGGGCGATCCCGCCAAGCTGTCGTTCCCCTTCCGCCTGGACGGCCACCTGACCCATGAGCGCTCCGTGGTGGCGCCGCTGGGCCTGATTGAAAACGTGGGCCAGTTCTTCAACGGCGCACTGATCCGGGCCGACGTGTTTTTCAAGGTGGGCCTGCCGGACCTGCGCCTGTTCATCCGCGGCGACGAAGTAGACTTCATGCTGCGCCTGCGCCGGGCCGGCATCAAGTTTGGCACCGTCACCACCGTGGCGCTGACCCACCCCGCGGGCTGGGGCGAGGTGCACGAAATCATGGGCGACCGCTTCCACGTGCTGGTCCCGGAGACGCCTTTCAAGCGCTTTTACTACTTCCGCAACCGCGGCTACCTCACGCGCCGGCACCTACGGCTGAAGTCCTTTGTGGCCGACGCCGTGGGATATCCGCTGTATTTCCTGGGCCGCGGTGACGTCAGGGGCCTGGCGAAATGGGCCGGGGCCTATGGGGCCGGGCTGCGCGGGGCCAAGTTTGGGCCGTTGAAGGACCAGAAGTTTTAG
- a CDS encoding glycosyltransferase, translating into MGRRDRFFIVITTFNRADFLANLLESVAALDPAPDALVVVDNASTDTTAEVIAAARDRLAALPTPVALHHHALGTNVGGAGGFSAGVERALAEGAQWMWLMDDDVIAVPGAIGAFGPWMERYDALVGRRYDAAGQPFFWQHNFSNFLGLHLPVRGNVFAHTNEFSTNVGCFEGMLVHRDAVASVGLPDPRFFITWDDAIYGWLISLERPVMYVNEFVLHKAREQRSVDLRIRHLNDSSNLSRFYVMRNRGLVAQYLRANGRFHRAGFALGTALTAAKELVRLVAVERTLHGVGRLWAGWRASRPILADRQWQPMAKLDA; encoded by the coding sequence GTGGGACGCCGTGACCGCTTCTTCATTGTGATCACCACGTTCAACCGGGCGGATTTCCTCGCCAACCTGCTGGAGTCCGTGGCCGCGCTCGATCCGGCCCCCGACGCCCTGGTGGTGGTGGACAACGCCAGCACCGACACCACGGCGGAGGTCATAGCCGCCGCCCGGGACCGCCTTGCCGCGCTCCCCACCCCCGTTGCACTCCACCACCATGCCCTGGGCACGAATGTGGGCGGCGCGGGCGGATTTTCCGCAGGGGTGGAGCGCGCACTGGCCGAAGGCGCCCAGTGGATGTGGCTGATGGACGACGACGTCATTGCCGTTCCCGGGGCGATCGGCGCCTTTGGACCGTGGATGGAGAGGTACGACGCCCTGGTCGGGCGCCGCTACGACGCCGCGGGCCAGCCATTCTTTTGGCAGCACAACTTCAGCAATTTTCTGGGCCTCCACCTGCCGGTGCGCGGGAACGTTTTTGCCCACACCAACGAATTTTCCACTAACGTGGGCTGTTTTGAGGGAATGCTTGTCCACCGGGACGCGGTGGCATCGGTGGGGCTGCCGGATCCGCGGTTCTTCATCACCTGGGACGACGCCATCTACGGCTGGCTGATTTCACTGGAGCGGCCGGTGATGTACGTCAACGAATTTGTGCTGCACAAGGCCCGTGAGCAGCGCAGCGTCGACCTGCGCATCCGCCACCTGAACGACTCCTCAAACCTGAGCCGCTTCTATGTCATGCGCAACCGCGGACTGGTGGCACAGTACCTGCGGGCCAACGGCCGCTTCCACCGCGCGGGCTTTGCGCTGGGCACGGCGCTGACCGCAGCCAAGGAACTGGTGCGCCTGGTGGCCGTCGAGCGCACCCTACATGGCGTCGGCAGGCTTTGGGCCGGCTGGCGCGCGTCCCGGCCAATACTGGCGGACAGGCAGTGGCAGCCGATGGCGAAGCTGGACGCCTAA
- a CDS encoding L-threonylcarbamoyladenylate synthase: MVNVSTTSYNCTNDEQRTEGLAHAQKAIAAKQVIVMPTDTVYGIAADAFSPQAVATLLAAKGRGRSMPPPVLIPRIGTMEGLATDIPDDARKLAEKYWPGPLTIIFHAQPSLTWDLGDTVGTVALRVPDEQLALDLLTLTGPLAVSSANRTGQPAAQTAQEAREQLAESVEVYLEAGFRPLEGTEGVPSTIVDATGLRLRVVREGAISLEQIQRMVPSALGSEAEPEMWQPVVEEAVEAAPEVEPVEAAPEVEPVEAAPEVEPVEAAPEVEPVEAAPEVEPVEAAPEVEPVEAPEAGTGSGFRQAQSPELDAK, encoded by the coding sequence ATGGTCAACGTGAGTACCACTTCCTATAACTGCACGAACGACGAACAGCGTACCGAGGGCCTGGCCCATGCCCAAAAGGCCATCGCTGCCAAGCAGGTCATTGTGATGCCTACGGACACGGTCTATGGCATCGCGGCCGACGCGTTCTCGCCACAGGCCGTCGCCACGCTGCTCGCCGCCAAGGGGCGCGGGCGGAGCATGCCGCCGCCCGTGCTGATCCCGCGCATCGGCACCATGGAGGGCCTGGCCACCGACATCCCGGACGATGCCCGCAAGCTGGCCGAGAAATATTGGCCGGGGCCGTTGACGATCATCTTCCACGCCCAGCCGTCCCTGACCTGGGACTTGGGTGACACCGTCGGGACAGTGGCGCTGCGCGTGCCTGACGAGCAATTGGCGCTTGACCTGTTGACGCTGACCGGCCCGCTGGCGGTCTCCAGCGCCAACCGCACCGGCCAGCCGGCTGCGCAAACGGCCCAGGAGGCACGCGAACAGCTGGCCGAATCGGTCGAGGTTTATCTCGAGGCCGGGTTCCGACCGCTCGAGGGCACCGAAGGCGTGCCGTCCACGATCGTCGACGCCACCGGGCTGCGGCTGCGCGTCGTCCGCGAGGGAGCCATTTCGCTCGAACAGATCCAGCGCATGGTCCCGAGCGCCCTGGGCAGCGAAGCGGAACCGGAGATGTGGCAGCCGGTGGTCGAGGAGGCCGTCGAGGCCGCGCCGGAGGTCGAGCCTGTCGAGGCTGCGCCGGAGGTCGAGCCTGTCGAGGCTGCGCCGGAGGTCGAGCCTGTCGAGGCTGCGCCGGAGGTCGAGCCTGTCGAGGCTGCGCCGGAGGTCGAGCCTGTCGAGGCTGCGCCGGAGGTCGAGCCCGTCGAGGCCCCTGAGGCCGGGACCGGGTCGGGATTTCGACAGGCTCAATCACCGGAGCTGGACGCCAAATAG
- the rho gene encoding transcription termination factor Rho yields the protein MTETMTSAAGTQAAELDDTATSAGTAKPAGLAGLKLAQLQALAGQLGITGGSRMRKGDLVAAISAHQRGSSVADRPTRAAKDVPAKAEAPAKRAPRAKAGAEAAAQEAPAESAPEERPARGRGRSRRAASSDGIITTGNSGVQAPAADAPAAETAAAATAPATGSGSEAPASEQGTGGESRRQPRTRNRRAQGGGRDGASDAVLQAPADTSAPQGDAGQGSNVSTVSTGQDAGGRDTNVREAGGQVSTGQGEQSDKGENADGSERHDRTRRNQRNQRNNDRVSGNQQSGGQQSSERSTSDRNDEEDGSRNNRNRRNRRDRDSSERNDRSGNNRNDRNDRNDRNDRFRDRNERRRGRNAGPDFDDTEVTEDDVLLPVAGILDILDNYAFVRTSGYLPGSNDVYVSLSQVKKHNLRKGDAVVGAIRAPREGEDRSQGQSARQKFNALVRVTSVNGKNPDELKDRVEFAKLVPLYPSERLRLETDPKKIGPRVIDLVAPIGKGQRGLIVSPPKAGKTLILQSIANAITTNNPEVHLMMVLVDERPEEVTDMQRTVKGEVIASTFDRPADDHTQVAELSIERAKRLVEMGMDVVVLLDSMTRLGRAYNNSAPSSGRILSGGVDSAALYPPKRFFGAARNIENGGSLTILATALVETGSKADEVIFEEFKGTGNMELRLSRQLADKRIFPAVDVNASGTRREENLLSAEEVKIMWRLRRVLSGLEMQQSLELLTSKIRETQSNVEFLMQIQKTTLGSKAEHDK from the coding sequence GTGACAGAAACCATGACTTCAGCCGCCGGCACCCAGGCAGCTGAGTTGGACGACACCGCCACATCCGCAGGAACGGCCAAGCCGGCCGGACTGGCCGGATTGAAGCTGGCCCAGCTGCAGGCACTCGCCGGCCAGCTCGGCATTACCGGCGGGTCGCGGATGCGCAAGGGAGACCTTGTCGCCGCCATTTCGGCCCACCAGCGCGGTTCGTCCGTGGCCGACCGCCCGACGCGCGCCGCCAAGGACGTTCCCGCCAAGGCTGAGGCCCCCGCCAAGCGGGCACCCCGCGCCAAGGCCGGTGCCGAGGCAGCCGCACAGGAAGCGCCCGCCGAGTCCGCTCCGGAGGAGCGCCCGGCTCGCGGCCGGGGCCGCAGCCGCCGCGCCGCCAGCAGCGACGGCATTATCACCACGGGAAACTCCGGCGTCCAGGCCCCTGCCGCGGACGCCCCCGCCGCCGAGACTGCGGCTGCTGCCACCGCACCCGCCACCGGGTCCGGTTCCGAAGCCCCGGCTTCCGAGCAGGGCACCGGCGGCGAGTCGCGCCGCCAGCCACGCACCCGGAACCGCCGCGCTCAGGGTGGCGGCCGTGACGGCGCCTCCGATGCTGTCCTGCAGGCGCCGGCGGACACCTCCGCCCCGCAGGGGGATGCCGGCCAGGGTTCCAACGTTTCCACCGTTTCCACCGGCCAGGATGCCGGCGGCCGGGACACCAACGTCCGGGAAGCCGGCGGGCAGGTCTCGACGGGGCAGGGCGAGCAGTCCGACAAGGGCGAAAACGCCGACGGTTCTGAACGCCACGACCGGACCCGCCGCAACCAGCGCAACCAGCGCAACAACGACCGCGTCTCCGGGAACCAGCAGTCCGGCGGCCAGCAGTCCAGCGAGCGTTCCACGAGCGACCGCAATGACGAGGAAGACGGCTCGCGCAACAACCGGAACCGCCGCAACCGCCGCGACCGCGACTCCTCCGAGCGGAACGACCGCAGCGGCAACAACCGCAACGACCGCAACGACCGCAACGACCGCAACGACCGCTTCCGCGACCGCAACGAGCGCCGCCGGGGCCGCAACGCCGGCCCGGACTTCGACGACACCGAGGTCACCGAGGACGACGTCCTGCTGCCCGTGGCCGGCATTCTGGACATCCTGGACAACTACGCGTTTGTCCGGACCTCCGGCTACCTGCCTGGTTCCAACGACGTCTACGTTTCCCTCTCCCAGGTCAAGAAGCACAACCTGCGCAAGGGCGACGCCGTCGTCGGTGCCATCCGCGCACCCCGGGAAGGCGAGGACCGCAGCCAGGGCCAGAGTGCCCGCCAGAAGTTCAATGCACTGGTGCGCGTCACCAGCGTGAACGGCAAGAACCCGGACGAACTCAAGGACCGCGTTGAATTCGCCAAGCTGGTGCCGCTGTACCCGTCCGAGCGCCTGCGCCTGGAAACCGACCCCAAGAAGATCGGCCCCCGCGTCATTGACTTGGTGGCCCCGATCGGCAAGGGCCAGCGCGGCCTGATCGTCTCCCCGCCCAAGGCCGGAAAGACGCTCATCCTGCAGTCCATCGCGAATGCCATCACCACCAACAACCCTGAGGTCCACCTCATGATGGTGCTGGTGGACGAGCGTCCCGAAGAAGTCACCGACATGCAGCGCACGGTCAAGGGCGAGGTCATTGCCTCCACCTTCGACCGTCCCGCCGACGACCACACGCAGGTTGCCGAGCTGTCCATTGAGCGGGCCAAGCGCCTCGTTGAGATGGGCATGGATGTGGTGGTCCTCCTGGACTCCATGACCCGCCTGGGCCGTGCCTACAACAACTCCGCACCGTCGTCCGGACGCATCCTCTCCGGTGGTGTCGACTCCGCGGCCCTGTACCCGCCGAAGCGCTTCTTCGGTGCAGCCCGCAACATCGAAAACGGCGGCTCGCTGACCATCCTGGCGACGGCCCTGGTGGAAACCGGCTCCAAGGCCGACGAGGTCATCTTCGAGGAGTTCAAGGGCACCGGCAACATGGAGCTCCGCCTCTCCCGCCAGCTGGCCGACAAGCGCATCTTCCCGGCCGTGGACGTCAACGCGTCCGGCACGCGCCGCGAGGAAAACCTGCTCTCCGCTGAAGAGGTGAAGATCATGTGGCGCCTGCGCCGCGTCCTCTCCGGCCTGGAAATGCAGCAGTCGCTTGAACTGCTCACGTCCAAAATCCGTGAGACGCAGTCCAACGTCGAGTTCCTCATGCAGATCCAGAAGACCACCCTGGGTTCGAAGGCGGAGCACGACAAGTAG
- the thrB gene encoding homoserine kinase produces the protein MTSPPTATKAPAPGFTATVRVPGTSANLGPGFDSLGLAVSLYDTLAVTTLATDALEFDLHGEGVEDLPRDASHLVVKAMDLAFARLGYGRGGLRISAQNVLPHGRGLGSSASAIVAAIAAANALVEAADRKDRQWVLQLASEMEGHPDNVAPAIFGAVAISWQEGGAYATTRLTPSDAVIPVVAIPGFEVRTELARGLLPATVTHADAAANAGRAALLMHALKDAPELLAAGTRDYLHQDYRATAMPESAALVAALREGGHAAFISGAGPTVMALANGDVEADAIVEFIGRRGGSDNSAASDGVSWRVLRLAVDLEGAKVEVHPGS, from the coding sequence ATGACATCCCCGCCCACCGCCACCAAGGCACCCGCCCCCGGCTTTACCGCCACGGTGCGGGTGCCCGGCACGAGCGCCAACCTCGGCCCCGGCTTCGACTCCCTGGGCCTGGCAGTTTCCCTGTACGACACGCTGGCGGTGACGACCCTCGCGACGGACGCGCTGGAATTCGACCTGCACGGCGAGGGCGTGGAGGACCTGCCCCGCGATGCCTCGCATCTGGTGGTCAAGGCCATGGACCTGGCGTTTGCCCGCCTGGGCTACGGGCGCGGCGGCCTGCGCATTTCTGCCCAAAACGTGCTGCCGCACGGCCGCGGCCTCGGCTCGTCCGCCTCGGCCATCGTCGCCGCCATCGCGGCGGCCAATGCGTTGGTGGAAGCCGCCGACCGCAAGGACCGGCAGTGGGTGCTCCAGCTGGCCTCGGAAATGGAGGGACATCCAGACAACGTGGCCCCGGCGATTTTCGGCGCCGTCGCCATCTCGTGGCAGGAAGGCGGGGCCTACGCCACAACCCGGCTCACGCCGTCGGACGCCGTAATCCCGGTCGTGGCGATCCCCGGCTTTGAGGTCAGGACGGAGCTTGCCCGCGGACTGCTGCCGGCCACCGTGACCCACGCGGACGCCGCGGCAAACGCCGGCCGGGCGGCGCTGTTGATGCATGCGCTCAAGGATGCGCCGGAACTGCTGGCTGCCGGCACGCGCGACTATCTCCACCAGGACTACCGCGCGACCGCCATGCCCGAAAGCGCGGCACTTGTCGCCGCCCTCCGCGAAGGCGGGCATGCGGCCTTTATCTCGGGCGCCGGCCCCACCGTCATGGCACTGGCCAACGGCGACGTCGAAGCGGACGCCATAGTGGAGTTCATCGGCCGCCGCGGAGGTTCGGACAATAGTGCGGCATCCGACGGCGTGTCGTGGCGCGTGCTGAGGCTCGCGGTTGACCTTGAAGGTGCTAAAGTGGAAGTGCATCCGGGTTCATAA
- the prfA gene encoding peptide chain release factor 1 gives MFESIHGLLDEHAELQMRLSDPAVHADQSLARKLGRRYAELSGVVEGYHQVEQLTDDLEAAREMASEDPDFAAEVPVLQGQLAAAQEKLRRLLIPRDPDDARDVILEVKAGEGGDEAALFAADLVRMYTRYAESRGWKTEIISATESDLGGYKDISIAVKGRSNDPAEGVFARLKFEGGVHRVQRVPATESQGRIHTSAAGVLVLPEVDEPEEVDINPNDLKIDVYRSSGPGGQSVNTTDSAVRITHLPTGIVVAMQNEKSQLQNREAGMRVLRARILAHQQAIIDAENSAVRKSQIRTMDRSERIRTYNYPENRIADHRTGYKAYNLDAVMNGDLEPVVHSAIEMDEQSRLDALGD, from the coding sequence ATGTTTGAATCCATCCACGGGTTGCTTGATGAGCATGCTGAACTGCAGATGCGGCTCAGCGACCCCGCCGTGCATGCCGACCAGTCGCTGGCACGGAAACTGGGCCGCCGGTATGCGGAATTGAGCGGCGTGGTGGAGGGATACCACCAGGTCGAACAGCTCACCGACGATCTTGAGGCGGCCAGGGAAATGGCCTCCGAGGACCCGGACTTTGCCGCCGAGGTGCCGGTCCTGCAGGGCCAGCTGGCCGCGGCCCAGGAGAAGCTGCGCCGGCTTCTGATCCCGCGCGACCCCGACGACGCCCGGGATGTCATCCTTGAGGTGAAGGCCGGCGAAGGCGGCGACGAGGCAGCGTTGTTCGCGGCCGACCTGGTCCGGATGTACACCCGTTACGCCGAATCCCGGGGCTGGAAGACGGAAATCATCTCCGCCACGGAATCCGACCTGGGCGGCTACAAGGACATTTCCATCGCCGTCAAGGGCCGTTCGAACGATCCTGCCGAGGGCGTCTTTGCCCGGCTGAAGTTCGAGGGCGGCGTGCACCGCGTACAGCGCGTGCCGGCCACGGAATCCCAGGGACGCATCCACACCTCGGCCGCCGGCGTGCTGGTGCTCCCGGAGGTCGACGAGCCGGAGGAAGTCGACATCAACCCCAACGACTTGAAGATTGACGTCTACCGTTCCTCGGGCCCCGGCGGCCAGTCCGTGAACACGACCGACTCCGCCGTGCGCATCACGCACCTTCCCACCGGCATTGTGGTGGCCATGCAGAATGAGAAGTCGCAGCTGCAGAACCGCGAGGCCGGCATGCGCGTGCTCCGAGCACGCATCCTGGCCCACCAGCAGGCAATCATCGACGCCGAAAACTCCGCTGTGCGCAAGTCGCAGATCCGCACCATGGACCGGTCCGAGCGCATCCGCACGTACAACTACCCGGAAAACCGGATCGCCGACCACCGCACCGGTTACAAGGCCTACAACCTCGATGCCGTCATGAACGGCGATCTTGAGCCCGTGGTGCACTCTGCCATCGAGATGGACGAGCAGTCACGCCTGGACGCCCTGGGTGACTGA
- the prmC gene encoding peptide chain release factor N(5)-glutamine methyltransferase translates to MLLADAVKRATAVLAAAGVPSPLVDAQLLAAHLLGVGRGELAALLFGTTVAPEGYDAFVARRAAREPLQHITGTAYFRHLELAVGEGVFVPRPETESVVQLAIDVLTQMCQERGPDGTLTAVDLGTGSGAMAASLAGEVPGCRVYAVELSDDAYPWAAKNLAGTGVTLVHGDLRDAFAELDGAADVVVSNPPYIPAGAIPRDPEVQLHDPHMALYGGGEDGMEMPSAAASAAARLLRPGGYFVMEHAEVQAGQMAELLRGSGDWEDVATHLDLTGRDRATSGRRR, encoded by the coding sequence ATGTTGCTTGCCGACGCCGTGAAGCGTGCGACGGCGGTCCTTGCGGCGGCGGGCGTTCCCTCGCCATTGGTGGACGCGCAGCTCCTTGCCGCCCACCTGCTCGGCGTGGGCCGCGGCGAACTGGCCGCGCTTTTATTTGGCACAACTGTGGCACCGGAGGGCTACGACGCGTTCGTGGCCCGGCGGGCCGCCCGCGAACCGCTGCAGCACATCACCGGGACGGCCTATTTCCGTCACCTGGAACTGGCGGTGGGCGAGGGCGTGTTTGTGCCGCGGCCGGAGACGGAATCGGTGGTGCAGCTGGCCATCGACGTCTTAACGCAGATGTGCCAGGAACGCGGCCCGGACGGCACGCTGACCGCCGTCGACCTTGGCACAGGTTCCGGAGCCATGGCCGCCTCACTGGCCGGTGAGGTCCCCGGCTGCCGGGTGTACGCCGTCGAACTGAGCGACGATGCCTACCCGTGGGCGGCGAAGAATTTGGCCGGGACAGGTGTCACACTGGTCCATGGCGACCTGCGGGACGCCTTTGCGGAGCTGGACGGCGCCGCGGATGTGGTGGTGTCCAATCCGCCCTACATCCCGGCCGGAGCCATTCCGCGGGACCCCGAAGTGCAGCTTCACGATCCGCACATGGCGCTGTACGGCGGGGGAGAGGACGGCATGGAGATGCCGTCGGCGGCGGCTTCCGCGGCTGCCCGCCTGCTGCGTCCGGGCGGATATTTTGTCATGGAGCACGCCGAGGTGCAGGCGGGGCAGATGGCGGAACTGTTGCGGGGCAGCGGCGACTGGGAGGACGTCGCAACGCACCTGGACCTCACCGGCCGCGACCGCGCCACGAGCGGCCGCCGCCGCTGA